Genomic DNA from Alkalihalobacterium alkalinitrilicum:
CAAACAGGGAACCATTATCAAATACAAGTTCCAATACGTTCCTCATATTGTAGACACGCCTTCTGTCACTAGGGACAATTGAGGCTAAATCTTCTTCGCAACGATTGATGTTATCATCGGACTGCTGAAGAGGCGGCATATGATATGAACTACGAGGTAGGTATGATAAAAATCTTTTAATTTGATCAAGTGCATCTTGTTCATCTTTGGCCTCATTGTCGACAATTCCGCTACCTCGAGCATGGACTTTGCTTCCCCCCAATTCCTCTTTTGTAACAACCTCATTAATTCCTGGTGTTACCACTTGAGGTCCAGCTGCAAAAACATGACTTTTATCTTTTACCATAACAGAGAAATGGGAATGGACGACCCTAAGTGCACCAAGACCTGCACAAGAACCTAAGGCTGCTGCAACTACTGGAATAGTACCGAGCATTTTTCCGAGAGGCCATTGAGGGTAGCCTGGTATTTTGGTAGATTGATTTTTTTCAAGGAGTTTAATACTTCCGCCTGCACTATTTACTAGGCGTATTAACGGGATTCTCATATCTAAAGCCATTCTTTCTGCATAAACCATTTTCTCTGGAGAAGCTGATTCAGATGATCCTCCTCGAACCGTAAAGTCATCAGATGCTACATAGACTTTCTGTTTGTTTATTTTTCCCTTCCCAATTACAATATTTGATGGAGTGACATCAAGTAATTCTCCACTCTCTGAATATTTTGCAGATCCAGTAAATGCTCCAACTTCATGGAAACTACCTTCATCTAATAAATAATCTATTCTTTCTCGCGCAGTAAGTCTTCCAGCATCATGATGTTTCTTTATATTTTCTTCTCCACCTAATTTTTCAGCAAATTTTTGTCTTCTTTCAATTTCTTCAATTTCTTTATGCCAGGTATGCTCTTTAACCTCTTCATCAAGTACCTTTTGTCTTTCACTCATAAAGACAGCCTCCTCAATAGTTTTCCTAATATTTATAATTATTGTATAATTAGGTTTATGTAATGTAAAATACTCATTTATAATACTTAATATAGATATAAACTATATAAAACTAGGAGGTAATACTTGATGAGATTAGAACAATTATCATATTTAATTGAAATAGCAAGACTTGGTTCATTTTCTTTAGCCGCTGAAAGGTTACATATATCTCAGCCTAGCATTAGTCAAGCAATCAATAATCTTGAGAAAGAGTTAGGAGTGAAATTATTTAAGCGGTCAAGAGCAGGTGCAGAATTAACTGAGGTAGGAGAGGTTATTGTAAAGAAAGCCCAAGAAGTACTACGAAAACTCGATGAATTAAAACAAGAAGCAAACATTGAAACATCAAGTTATATCGGTAAATTATCTATAGGTGCAGTTCCTAGTATATGTATGACACTCTTACCAGAGGTTCTAGATGTGTATAAAAAAAAATATCCAAATGTTAACTTAGATATAAATGAAAGTGGTACAAAAGAAGTTATTAGTGATGTATTAAATGAAAAGATTGATGTGGGTTTTGTTGGTGTTTTTACAAATGGATGGAAAGAAGCAGGGTTGAATAATAACTTACATTTTGAGAAACTCTTCCATGGGGAAATAATGGCTTGTGTAGGAAAAGAGTCGCCTTTAGCTTTTGAAAACCCTGTAGACCCAAAAGTTCTAATTAAATATCCAATTGTCATTTTTAATCCTATGTATACTATCAATCAAATTGTGACAAGTATTTTGGAGGAATACGGAGAAATTAAGAATTTATTTTCATCAGATAATACTGAATCTGCCAAAAGGGTAATTGCACAAGGTTTAGCTATTGGTTTCTATACTGATTTATCACTAAAAAATGATCCATATGTAGAAACTGGCAAGATCATTCCGCTACATATAGATCACAACGAAGTTAGTATAACTTTTGGTCTAATTTACCCGAAAAGTTATCAATTCTCGCCAATTATTCGTTCTTTTATAAAAGTCTTAAAGAGCCATATTTAAAGAATTAACTAGCTTTTTAAGGCGAAGTTGTTAAAAACGTAGTTAATTCTACCAACTTTATTACTTGAATTATAAGTAGGTATCTCCATAACCTACTTTATTTTTTTATTTTGAGTTATTTTTTGATTATATATTTTGAAGGTTTTCTGAAAAAAACTACTATTTAAAGTTAAACTTGAAAAACTTAAGATAGTTGTCCTGCTTAGGATTGACACTCCAATAGAGAGATAACCATAACTATAGGCTATGGTTATATAATTAACTTAAATAAATACTCCGTTCGTTTGTCTGTTATATTCTCTTTATACATAATCAAAGACAAAGTCGATTGGAGGACATGAAAATGGGAATAAAATTCAAAAATCTTTTTTTAATTGTCCTTATCCTTTTGATAGGTTTTAAGCTTGCTCAATCGTTTGTTTATCTGGAATTTTTAACACATTCTATTTCTTTTTTTGCACTAATTTGTTTAATTTTATCTTTTTGCTTGATGGGTTTACGAAAAATGTTATTACCTATTTTTCTTTGTTTGTTAGCGTTGTTGATTAGTGTAATATATCCAAACGTCAGTTTAACTGATGTTATTTGGCAAGGATTGAGAGAAATGAGTAGTATGGTAGTAATTATTACAGTTGTTCCTATTGTGAGTTTAGTTCTTCGCCAAGATAATTATATAAATAATATTATTATTTTTTCGAGCAAAATTCTTGATAGTAGCACAAGATTTTATACTGGAACGATATTAATTACGCAAATGATCGGCTGTTTTTTATTGCCAACATCCATCCCGATTACTTATCAGTTTATTAGTGATTTTTTAAAATCAAAATTTAATGTATCCTGGGAGCACCTTAAAAGTACCGCTATTCTTAGGGGGTTTGCATTAATTGCTTTTTGGGCTGTTAGTATACCAAGTTTTGCTTACGCTGTAGAAGTTTTTCAAGTCCCTATAACAGTTGCAGTTGCACATGGTTTTTTCATTTCTTTCTGTGGGGTAGTTTTATCTGTTACACTATATCATTTTTATGAAAGGAAAGGTGAAAGTAGGTTAACTGAAGAAATTAAACAAACAATTGAAAAGAATTTAACATCAGAAACGTTAAAAACAGCAAAATATAAATCTATAGAATTTTTTTTACTCCTTATATCGTTATTAGGTTTAATTTTGGTTATAACTGTTATATCACCCTGGGGACTATTAACAGTTATGCCATTAGTGGTTATGGTTTGGACCATTAGCTTTTTTGTAATTAAAAAGAGGGTCTATGACTTTTGGCTCGAATTTAAGAATTATATTAATTCTCTTCCACTAAAAACAAAAGAAGTGAGCATTTTCTTATCATCTGGGTTGGTGATTTCCGCCATAAACAGTACGCCTATAGGAATGCTACTTATAGAAACCATGTATAAATTTACTGATATATTGCCAGGTATCAATTTCTTATTTTTGTTACCGTTTGTTGTTGCGCCACTTGGCTTTGTAGGGATGCCACCAGTAGCTTCTATGGTATTGGTTGTTAGTATCTTACATAACTTCGCTTTACCCTACCCAACTTTTTTAATTGTACTTTCATTAACGGTTGGATCATTTATCAGTATTATGCTCTCTCCATTCACAATCCCTGGCGTTTTATTAAGTGGTGCTAATGGGCAGACATCAATAAAAAATACTCTATTACAAAATAAGTTATTTACTATTCTCTTTTTTTTAATTGTACAATTTTATATTCAATTATTATTAAAACTATATACATAGCTATAAACTATGGTTTTATAGATTATTCGTATTTTACATAGTCTTTTTTAATGAATTATAATAATAGTATGAAAATTGTTAATATTCAAAACTAACAAAACACTGAACCTTTTTGTAAGGGTTTACAAAAAAGGTTCAAAAATTTGAAGGGGGAAAATATGCGTATAAAAAAAGTTTTTATTGTTCTAATTTCATTAGCCCTAAGTGTAATTTTAGTTGCATGTGGTGAAACTCCAAGTAGTACAACAGATGAACAAGCTAATAATTCAGAGAGTAGCGATACTTCAAACAGTGTTACTAAGGATGATGATTGGCCTAGAGGAATTACAATAGCCACATCGTCAGCAGGTGGATTTTACTATGCATATGGTGGAGCTTGGGCCAATATTTTAGATTTCATTCCTATATCACCAGAGAGTAGTGCAGGTGGGGTTGATAACGTAAAATTGGTTGAAGCAGGAAATGTAGAGGTAGGGATCGCCTCGGATGGAATATTATACGATGGACTACACGGTATTGATTGGGCAGAAGGTCAAGAATATTCTAATGTTCGAGCTATGTTTCCTATGTCTCCAGGTTACTTTCAGATAGTGGCAAAATCAGGAAGTGGTATTGAATCTATCCATGACCTTGAAGGTAGGAGATTTGTAACTGGGGCTGCAGGAACTGGTTCCGATACTTATTTAAGAAGGTTGTTAGATCATTTTGATATTAAGGCAGATATTATAAATATTAATTATGGAGATGCAGTCGGTCAACTTAATGATGGTATGATAGATGCATTTGGGGTAGCTCCAACTGGTGTTCCTCATCCTGCAACATCAGAGTTTATGGCAACAAATGACGCTGTAATTATTGGTGTTAGTGAAGAAGATCTATCTTCGTTACAGGAAGTATATCCATATATGCAATCAGGTTACATTCCTGCAGGAACATATGATGGTATAGATGAAGACGTTCATACAATTACGATGTGGAATATTTATTTAGCACACAAAGAATTGCCAGATAGTCTTGTGTACGCACTAGTAGAAGAAACGTATAAAAACTATGATCGGTTAGCAACCAATGCTCCTTCAGCTGAAGAGACTCTTCCTGAGAATATAAAATACTTGACGGTACCACTACATTCTGGTGCAGCACAGTACTTTGAGGAAAATGGTTATGAAATACCAGAACAAGCTAAGCCAATAGACTAAAAAAATATAGGGAGTCGCTACTACCTTAGTGACTCCTTAGCTATATCGACTAGGAGGTGCTTACTTTGTTAAAAACAGATGAAAAAAGTGAATTGGAAAAACTAAAGGAAGCATCTGAACAAAATTCTACGGAAAATGAGCGTTATCGAGATTTAAAGGGAATTGGTTACAAGATTATATATATTACAGGGGTTATATTTGTTTTATTTATTTTAATAACAATATTATGGAAACCCATTGACCCTTTTTATATGAGAAGCGTGTTTCTAATATCTTCTCTAGTTATGGTATTAACGCTCGTGCCTTACTCTAAGTCTGAACGTGCAAAAAAATTCCATTGGATAGATCTCACAGGTATACTACTATCAATTGGGATTTTAAGTTATATTTTCTGGGACTTTCATGGCATCCTCGGACGAGTAACTACTTTCCCAAATGGTTATGATGTTATTGCTAGTATTGTGCTTTTGTTACTTTTATTTGAAGCAACCAGAAGATTACAAGGATGGGGATTGGTAATCCTTGCGTTAATTTTTATTATTTATGCAATTATTGGCAACTACTTACCTGGGATACTTTGGCACCGAGGATATGAGATTGAACGGATATTAGGTAATACGTTCAGTAATATTGGTATTTTTGGTATACCTCTAGGAGTTGCTACAACCTATGTATTTATGTTTATTTTATTAGGTTCATTTTTACAGGTTTCAGGTGTTACACGTGTTTTTGTAGATCTAGCATCTTCAATAGCAGGTGCACAAAGAGGAGGACCTGCTAAGGTTGCAGTCTTAGCTAGTGCGTTTTTTGGGACAATTAATGGAACTTCAGTAGGAAACGTGGTAACTTCAGGAACTTTCACTATACCTATGATTAAACGGGCAGGCTATTCTGCTCGATTTGCTGGAGCAACAGAATCTGTAGCCTCAACTGGGGGACAAATTATGCCACCTATAATGGGTGCGGCGGCATTCCTAATGGCGGAATATTTAGGTATAAGTTACTTTGCAGTTGCTCTCGCAGCCACAATTCCTGCTCTTCTTTATTTTATTTCTATATTTATAATGGTTGACTTTGAATCACGTAAAAAACAAATTAAAGGTATACCTAAGGAAAAACTACCTAACTTTAAATATATTATTATAAAAGAGTCTTATTTACTGATTCCAGTGTTTGTTCTCCTATTCTCTCTGTTCTTTTTGCAAATTTCACCTCTTCGTGCTGCTTTTTATTCAATAATTGCAACAATTATAATATCAATATTTAACGCTACTAATCGTATGGGAATTAAAAAGACGTTAGATGCACTCCATATCACTTCTAGAGGATTGATGGATATAGCTGTTACTACTGCAGTAGCAGGAATAATAATAGGTATGGTTTCTCTAACAGGACTAGGGTTTAGATTTACAGAACTTGTTATTTCTTTTTCATTTGGAATCATGTTGCTTGGATTAATACTTGCTATGCTTATTACAATTGTTTTAGGGATGGGGCTACCTACTGTTGCTGCATATGCTATTTCAGCAGTAATTATTGCACCAGCTTTGATTGAGTTAGGGGTTAACCCGTTAGCCGCTCACCTATTCATACTATACTTTGCTAGCCTCTCTGCAATTACTCCACCAATTGCACTAGCGTCATTTGCAGCTGCAGCAATTGCAAAGGCAAAACCAATGGAAGTGGCACTTACTTCTGTTAGGTTAGGGATGGTAGCGTATATAATCCCGTATATGTTTGTTTATGGAACAGGTCTTATTTTACAAGGTCCTTTTACTCTAACACTTTATAAAACTATAACATGTATTATTGGAATTTATGCATTAGCTGGTTTTGTGCAGGGGTGGTTTATTAGAAAAGTAAACTGGTATATTAGATGTTTGTTACTATGTATAGGTTTAATGCTAGTAATACCTGAAATAATCAGTGACATTTTAGGAGCTATTCTCTTATTATCAATTATTCTTATCCAAAGAAAGCCTACTACTATTTCATCAGAATCTACAATAGATTCAGTAAATTAAATAAAGGCTTTAAGGTGGAGGGAAGTCATTACTTCCCTCGATCTACTGATATTAGACAATTAATGCCAATTAATATAAAAGGCTGGTAGAGTATGAGAGCTTTTGACTAAAAGTTTATTTTTATATAGGTAAAAACTATATTAATTATCAAAAATGTGTATTTTACATTACATAAAACTAATTATAAAATTATTATGAGAATTCTAAAAATAAACACAAAATTTATAGCGGTCTGGTATTGCTAAATAAGGAGGAGTATTTTTGTTTAAAAAAGTTTTAATAGCAAATAGAGGAGAAATAGCAGTTAGGGTCATTCGGTCCTGTGAGTATTTGGGTATTAAAACTGTAGCTATATTTTCGGAGGCTGATCGTGATGCCCTCCATGTTCAACTGGCTGATGAAGCTTTTTGTGTTGGGGGACCACGCGTAAATGAAAGTTATTTAAACTTAGAAAAAATTATCGAAGTGGCTAAAGAGAATAGCGTGGATGCAATACATCCTGGGTATGGTCTCCTTTCAGAAAATAGTCATTTTGCTGAGGAGTGTAATAAGAATGGGATTGTGTTTATAGGTCCTTCTCCAAAGGTTATTTCTCGTATGGGTAGTAAGATAGAGGCACGTAAAGTAATGGTAAATGTAGGTGTGCCTGTCGTTCCAGGAATAGATTATCCTTTAGGGGATGTTGAAGAAGCTTGTAGGGTAGCAAGTAAAATGGGCTTCCCTGTTATGTTAAAGGCCTCTGCAGGAGGTGGGGGGATAGGGATGCAGGTTGTCAAGACTGAGGAAGAACTTCGAAAAGTATATTCTGGTAACCAAAAGCGAGCTAATGATTTTTTTGGGGACGGGGCAATGTTTATCGAAAAATTTATTGAAAACCCACGTCATATTGAAGTTCAAATTTTGGTTGATAGTCAAGGGAATGCAGTATATTTGTGGGAACGTGAATGTTCTATTCAACGTCGTCATCAAAAGGTGATCGAAGAAGCCCCATCATCTTTTTTAGATGAAGAAACTAGAAGGGAAATGGGAAAGGTTGCTGTAAGAGCTGCAAAGGCCATTGGCTATACTAATGCAGGGACGATTGAATTCTTGGTTGATAGCAATAAAAATTTCTATTTTTTGGAAATGAATACGAGGTTACAAGTAGAACATCCAGTTACTGAAGAAATAACGGGCATCGACTTAGTCAAGGAACAGATAGAAATTGCTACAGGAAAAGAATTAACATTTTCTCAATCTGATATTAAAAGAATAGGTCATGCAATAGAGGCCCGGATATATGCTGAGGATCCTCAAACATTCTTTCCATCACCAGGTAAAGTTACAAAGTTTAAGATTCCCAACGGTGAAAATATTCGTCATGAATTGGCTGTTTACGAGGGTTTTACCGTGACACCATACTATGACCCGATGATTGCGAAATTAATTGTTACTGGAAATGACCGAGATGAAACGATTAATCATCTTAAAGAAGCATTGGAGAACTATCATGTAGAAGGAATTAAAACAAATATACCTATGTTAAAAAGAGTTATCTCCCATCCAGCCTTCAGTGCAGGAGATACAACCACAAATTTTGTACAAAAATATTTAAGTGATAAATCAAAAGTGGAGGGATAAACATGAGTGAAATTGTAACAAATATGGCTGCGAATGTTTGGAAAATACTAATTAACGAGGGGGACCAAATAGAAGACGGTCAAGAAATTGCAATAATGGAATCTATGAAAATGGAAATACCAGTAATAGCCGAAGAAAGTGGAGTTGTTAAAGAGATCAAAGTGAAAGAAGGAGACTTTGTTAATGATGGAGATGTTTTATTAATACTAGAATAATAAAGACAACCAAATAGTCAAATTTGATTATTTGGTTGTCTTTATTTTGAATTATTTTACCAGATGGAATTAGTTGTAAGAGGGAGGTGACCTTTTGGCAATTCCAGAAGTCAAAGAAAAAGAAAATTATCCTGCTCAAAAGAAAGAATCTCGAGCTTCTAAATTGGGCAAATTTTTACCTGGTATTGGGTTGTGTTTAAGTGTAATGGTAATTGGGTTATATTTAGCTGAGGTATTGGGAATTGCTTTTAATTACTTAAATGGAATTTCTACTGAGGCTAGTAGCCCTATTTCGGGAGTATTTATATCAATTATTTTAGGTTTACTAATAAGAAACATGATTGGTTTACACCCTATTTTTAAGAACGGTGTTAATTTTTCAATCAAGTTTATTTTGAAATTAGGAATAATTCTATTAGGAATCAGGTTAAGTTTTATGGATGTTGTAAAATTAGGTTCTTGGGGAATTCCTATTATTATCTTGTGTATAGTTTCCGGAATATTTATTACTCTCTGGATTACAAAAAAACTAAACCAATCTTATCGTTTAGGGACATTAATTGCTTGTGGTACGGGAATATGTGGTGTAACAGCTATACTAGCAACTGCTCCTAGTATTAAGGCAAAAGAAGATGAGGTTGCTTATGCAATTGCTAATATAACGTTATTTGGAATAATAAGCATGATCCTCTATCCATATATTGCTTTTTATTTGTTTCAAAATGACCCTATTAAAGTAGGAATATTTCTTGGTACAGCCATACATGATACAGCTCAGGTCGCTGGTGCTTCTCTAATTTACGATCAAACTTTTGATAATGCTAGAGTTATTGATGTTGCAACTATAACAAAATTGACACGTAATTTCCTTATTATTGCTGTTATCCCCATAATATCTTTCTATTATCTTAAAAGTATTCCCAAAGATAGTAATAGTAAAGGTGCGGTTACGCCAAAGTGGTATAAATTAATACCATTATTTGTAATAGGTTTCCTCATTTTATCTGCTATTAGATCCATTGGCGATGCTGGTGTATCACATAGTGGGTTTGCTTTTGGATTACTAACACCCGAAAATTGGGCATCCTTTTATTCAAATTTAGACACAATTGGTACAAAATATATGTTAGGTTCTGCTATGGCGGCCGTTGGACTATCAACAAGCTTAAGTGTATTTAAAGGTTTAGGTATTAAGCCATTTTATATCGGTATAATTGCAGCATTGTCAGTAGGAGTTATCAGTGTCATTATGATTTCCTTATTGGGAGGGTTAATAAATTTTTAAAACTAATGAAAGGAGCCTGCAAATCAGCAAGCTCCTTTCATTAGTTTATTCTGTTACATCTTCCTCATTCATACCTAAACTATTAGGTAAACTTTCTTCTAAACCTAAGTGCACTCGTAATTCATGAGAAACATCTTCAACAGACTCTTGGTCTAATTGATAGTAGTAAATGCCATCCAAACGCAAATTATCGCCGCGTAATGAAAGTTGTTCAATATCATTAATAGAGCTTGCATAAGGATGTAATGCTAACATGTTTTCAAATAAAAAATTGGTTGAAATATGTTCACTAATTTCATCAATAATCGTATCGAAACGTAGGATCGACGATAATGATGCGGCTTCTTTAATAACCCCTTTAACGACTTCTTGCTGACGTTCCCCACGACCAATATCTCCGCGTGGATCATCTTTTCGCATTCTCGCATAAGCTAACGCTTCTTCACCATTTAAACGTTGTAGCCCTTTGTAGATCGTTACCGCGTTTCGACTTCCTTGACTTCCATGTGCATTAAAAGTAAATGGTACTTCGACTTCAACGCCGCCTAAAGCATTGATAACCTCTATAAAGGCTGTAAAGTTCAAGCGGACAAAATAATCAACTGGAACATCAAGTAATTCTTCAACCGTGTCAATCGACATATCGACGCCGCCGAATGCGTGAGCGTGGTTGATTTTATCTAGGCGATCACGTCCAACAATATTGACTCGTGAGTCACGAGGAATACTTAACATTTTAATTGATTGTTCTTCTTTATTAAATGTCACTAACATCATCGAGTCTGTTCTTGCACCGCGACTGTTAGGTTCTAACGTATCTATTCCTAAAAAGAGAACGGAAAAGTTATCACTTTTTGGATCAATCGGTTCTAATCGTTTTTCTGATTTATCGCCACGTGCTAATTCTTGATTCACTTCTGAAGCAGCACTTGCAAGTTTATATGTGAGATAGGAACCATAGGCAACTGTCGGAACTACAATTATCAATAATGGAATGATAAACCATAGCAATCGACGTCTATTTTTCCTTTTTCTTTTATCAGTTCTTTTTAGCATAATTCGACTCCTTTTTCTAGTCTTCTAATCTATTTTAGTTGAAGACTTTCTTATTAGCAATACGTAAATAATTCCGTTTATTCCTTTTAAAACGGCTAATTTCTAGTGTGTTTATAAAGGTTACTAAAATAGTAACCCATTTTTCTAGTATCTTCTAGTACAAAGTTTGACAATATATGATATAATACACCGTGTATTTTTAAAATAGTATATTAAATTTATATAAATATAATCTAAATAGATGGAGTGATACACATTGTCAAAGAATAGCTTATGTGTAGTTGGATTAGGATATATTGGTTTACCAACAGCGACGATGTTTGCTAAACATGGCTTTAATGTATTAGGTGTAGATATTAACGAAAATGCTGTAAACCTTTTAAACCAAGGAGAAATTCATATAGAAGAAGTGGGCTTAGGTGAATTAGCGAAGGAAGTAGTCACGTCTGGAAACTTACATGCAGCAACAGCTCCATCATTTGCCGATACCTTTATTATAGCAGTACCAACGCCTCATCATGCAGACGGTTCTGCCAATTTAGATTACGTCGTATCTGCGACGAAGTCGATCTTACCTTATTTAAAAGAAGACAATGTAGTGATCATCGAGTCAACGATCCCACCGCGTACGATCGATGATGTGGTGGCACCGATCCTTACAGAAGCAGGTTGGAATGTCGGAGAGAATGTATTTTTAGCCCATTGCCCTGAGCGTGTTCTTCCTGGGCGTATTTTAATCGAGCTCGTTGAAAACACACGTATTGTTGGTGGAATTAACGCGATTTCTGCCCAAAAGGCAGCTGAAGTTTACCGTACGTTTGTGACAGGCGACATTTTAGAAACAAGTGCCGTCAGTGCAGAAATGTCGAAGTTAATGGAAAATACGTACCGTGATGTCAATATTGCCTTAGCAAACGAATTAGCGAAAATTTCTGAGCGTCTTGGTGTGAATGCACTGGAAGTTATTCAACTAGCAAATCACCACCCGCGCGTAAATTTACACCTTCCAGGTCCTGGTGTTGGTGGACACTGTTTAGCAGTTGACCCTTACTTTATTATTGAAAAAGCACCAGAACAAGCGGTGTTAATTTCGGACGCTAGAAAAATCAATAATTCAATGCCACAATTTGTTGTGGAGCAATTAGAAAAAGTGCTTTCTAATGAAAATGCGAAAGTGGCCGTATTAGGGTTAACGTACAAAGGAAATATTGATGATGTTCGTGAAAGTCCGGCGATGGATATTGTCGCGTTACTACAACAAAAGTCATTTAATCTGTCCTTCCATGACCCGCACGTACGTCAAGAACAAGTATCTTTTACCTTATCATCATTTGAAGATGCCGTTGAAGGTGCGGAATGTGTGTTAATTTTAACAGACCATAAAGAGTTCAAATCGTTAAATGAAGAAGCAATGGTGAATACAATGAGCAACCCACTTGTATTTGATACTCGTAATTGTACAATAATCGAAAATACAGCGATTCAATACTTTAATTACAGCAACTTGTTTGAAATGAATAAAACATTACAAGAAGTGTAATAATACGAAAAAGCCGTTCCGAATGGAACGGCTTTTTCAATCACTTATTGAAGTTCTAAATGCTTCTTCAACTCATTGCTTACACGTGTAATTTCTTCATTAGGGACAATGTAGTAGTAAATGCCATTTATCGTTTGACCAGAACCGCTAATTTGTAGTTCATCTACACTGTGGCGAGCATCACGGTAATTCGATTGAATTTTGTTGAT
This window encodes:
- a CDS encoding acyl-CoA carboxylase subunit beta → MSERQKVLDEEVKEHTWHKEIEEIERRQKFAEKLGGEENIKKHHDAGRLTARERIDYLLDEGSFHEVGAFTGSAKYSESGELLDVTPSNIVIGKGKINKQKVYVASDDFTVRGGSSESASPEKMVYAERMALDMRIPLIRLVNSAGGSIKLLEKNQSTKIPGYPQWPLGKMLGTIPVVAAALGSCAGLGALRVVHSHFSVMVKDKSHVFAAGPQVVTPGINEVVTKEELGGSKVHARGSGIVDNEAKDEQDALDQIKRFLSYLPRSSYHMPPLQQSDDNINRCEEDLASIVPSDRRRVYNMRNVLELVFDNGSLFEMSRYYGKSNITMLGRLNGYPVGILANDPYIYAGSMSDESSEKITKFIDMCDTFNLPIINFFDQPGVTVGKMAESRGTIRKATRALLAMHQVSVPWCTVYVRRAFGVAGMAWGPDDGRANVRFAWPSAYWGSIPVEGGVEAAYRRDIENSEDPIARRNELVDYYKKYESPFRTAERFKIDEIIDPRKTRPLLCEWIEDSYELIPEIVGVKCRTMRV
- a CDS encoding LysR family transcriptional regulator, producing the protein MRLEQLSYLIEIARLGSFSLAAERLHISQPSISQAINNLEKELGVKLFKRSRAGAELTEVGEVIVKKAQEVLRKLDELKQEANIETSSYIGKLSIGAVPSICMTLLPEVLDVYKKKYPNVNLDINESGTKEVISDVLNEKIDVGFVGVFTNGWKEAGLNNNLHFEKLFHGEIMACVGKESPLAFENPVDPKVLIKYPIVIFNPMYTINQIVTSILEEYGEIKNLFSSDNTESAKRVIAQGLAIGFYTDLSLKNDPYVETGKIIPLHIDHNEVSITFGLIYPKSYQFSPIIRSFIKVLKSHI
- a CDS encoding TAXI family TRAP transporter solute-binding subunit; the protein is MRIKKVFIVLISLALSVILVACGETPSSTTDEQANNSESSDTSNSVTKDDDWPRGITIATSSAGGFYYAYGGAWANILDFIPISPESSAGGVDNVKLVEAGNVEVGIASDGILYDGLHGIDWAEGQEYSNVRAMFPMSPGYFQIVAKSGSGIESIHDLEGRRFVTGAAGTGSDTYLRRLLDHFDIKADIININYGDAVGQLNDGMIDAFGVAPTGVPHPATSEFMATNDAVIIGVSEEDLSSLQEVYPYMQSGYIPAGTYDGIDEDVHTITMWNIYLAHKELPDSLVYALVEETYKNYDRLATNAPSAEETLPENIKYLTVPLHSGAAQYFEENGYEIPEQAKPID
- a CDS encoding TRAP transporter permease, with translation MLKTDEKSELEKLKEASEQNSTENERYRDLKGIGYKIIYITGVIFVLFILITILWKPIDPFYMRSVFLISSLVMVLTLVPYSKSERAKKFHWIDLTGILLSIGILSYIFWDFHGILGRVTTFPNGYDVIASIVLLLLLFEATRRLQGWGLVILALIFIIYAIIGNYLPGILWHRGYEIERILGNTFSNIGIFGIPLGVATTYVFMFILLGSFLQVSGVTRVFVDLASSIAGAQRGGPAKVAVLASAFFGTINGTSVGNVVTSGTFTIPMIKRAGYSARFAGATESVASTGGQIMPPIMGAAAFLMAEYLGISYFAVALAATIPALLYFISIFIMVDFESRKKQIKGIPKEKLPNFKYIIIKESYLLIPVFVLLFSLFFLQISPLRAAFYSIIATIIISIFNATNRMGIKKTLDALHITSRGLMDIAVTTAVAGIIIGMVSLTGLGFRFTELVISFSFGIMLLGLILAMLITIVLGMGLPTVAAYAISAVIIAPALIELGVNPLAAHLFILYFASLSAITPPIALASFAAAAIAKAKPMEVALTSVRLGMVAYIIPYMFVYGTGLILQGPFTLTLYKTITCIIGIYALAGFVQGWFIRKVNWYIRCLLLCIGLMLVIPEIISDILGAILLLSIILIQRKPTTISSESTIDSVN
- the accC gene encoding acetyl-CoA carboxylase biotin carboxylase subunit, with amino-acid sequence MFKKVLIANRGEIAVRVIRSCEYLGIKTVAIFSEADRDALHVQLADEAFCVGGPRVNESYLNLEKIIEVAKENSVDAIHPGYGLLSENSHFAEECNKNGIVFIGPSPKVISRMGSKIEARKVMVNVGVPVVPGIDYPLGDVEEACRVASKMGFPVMLKASAGGGGIGMQVVKTEEELRKVYSGNQKRANDFFGDGAMFIEKFIENPRHIEVQILVDSQGNAVYLWERECSIQRRHQKVIEEAPSSFLDEETRREMGKVAVRAAKAIGYTNAGTIEFLVDSNKNFYFLEMNTRLQVEHPVTEEITGIDLVKEQIEIATGKELTFSQSDIKRIGHAIEARIYAEDPQTFFPSPGKVTKFKIPNGENIRHELAVYEGFTVTPYYDPMIAKLIVTGNDRDETINHLKEALENYHVEGIKTNIPMLKRVISHPAFSAGDTTTNFVQKYLSDKSKVEG
- a CDS encoding acetyl-CoA carboxylase biotin carboxyl carrier protein subunit gives rise to the protein MSEIVTNMAANVWKILINEGDQIEDGQEIAIMESMKMEIPVIAEESGVVKEIKVKEGDFVNDGDVLLILE
- a CDS encoding YeiH family protein; translated protein: MAIPEVKEKENYPAQKKESRASKLGKFLPGIGLCLSVMVIGLYLAEVLGIAFNYLNGISTEASSPISGVFISIILGLLIRNMIGLHPIFKNGVNFSIKFILKLGIILLGIRLSFMDVVKLGSWGIPIIILCIVSGIFITLWITKKLNQSYRLGTLIACGTGICGVTAILATAPSIKAKEDEVAYAIANITLFGIISMILYPYIAFYLFQNDPIKVGIFLGTAIHDTAQVAGASLIYDQTFDNARVIDVATITKLTRNFLIIAVIPIISFYYLKSIPKDSNSKGAVTPKWYKLIPLFVIGFLILSAIRSIGDAGVSHSGFAFGLLTPENWASFYSNLDTIGTKYMLGSAMAAVGLSTSLSVFKGLGIKPFYIGIIAALSVGVISVIMISLLGGLINF